From Ignavibacterium sp.:
ACTTAATTCAAAATTAGAATAACCTTTTCCTTCACCACTATATGGACGGGAATCAGTATGTCCTTCAATTACAACTTTATTAGAAAGCTTTTGAAGATTAGCACTAATCTTTTCCAAAAGTTTTTTCGCTTCCGGTTTCAATTCAGAAGTTCCAACTTCAAAGAAAATATCATTTGCTGAATCAATCATTTCGATTCTTAATCCCTCTTTTGCAATTTCTATTTTAACCTGATCAGCGAGATTTTCAAATTCAGGTGTATTCTTCAGTTGATTTATAATTTCATTTCCCATTGATTCAAGCTGCTTCTGTTCTTCTTCTCTCATCTTCTTTTTAATAAAAGCTGAATCGATAATACTCGGTAAATCAGATTTACCCTCAATGATTGATCTCATCTTATCAGAAAATCCAACAGGATCTTTGAAGTATCCAGCAACATTCTGCACAACTTTTTCATCCTGACCAAGAATCCATAAAACAATAAACAGTGCCATCATTGCTGTTACAAAATCTGCATAAGCAACTTTCCAGGCACCACCGTGATGTCCGTGGCCTTTGTGTACCTTCTTAATTATTATCGGAGTTTCCTGATCTTGTGGCATTACTTATCACTCTTTCCGCGAATATAATTTTCAAGTTCCTGGAATGATGGTCTGTAATCGCTGAAAATAGTTCTTCTTGCAATTTCAACTGCAATAATCGGAGGATTTCCTTTTGCATAAGCAACGATACATGCTTTTATCGTTTCAAGATAACGCTTTTCAAGTTCGTGCTGAAGTTCAAGATTGGTGGCTATAGGATTAACGAAACCATAAGCCATTAATACACCGAGAAATGTTCCAACAAGAGCTGCAGCCACGTGCATACCAACAGTTGCAGCTCCTTCATCAATTGAACTCATCGTTACTATAATACCAAGAACTGCTGCAACTATTCCAAGTCCCGGAAATGAATCACCAACTTTTGAAATAGCATTAGCAACAGGTTTCGCTTCCATTTCAAAAGTTTCAATTTCAGCATCTATCAATGCTTCAAGTTCGTGTGGTGGAACTCCACCTGAAAGCATTACTTTCATTGTGTCTGAGAAGAAAGTTGAAGCGTGATGATTATTGATAAAAGTTTTGCTGAGTGAAAGTATTTCACTGTCTTTTGGACTTTCGACATGCTTTTCAATTGCAAGCAATCCATCTCTTTGAGCAAGTAAAAACAAATCATTAAATGACTTTAGCAATTCAAGATAATCCTGTTTGGTATAGTTAACTCCTTTAATAAGATGAGGGATTGAGGCAAATATTTTCTTAATTAAACTCAATGGTGATGCTATAAGAAGACTTCCAAGTGCTGCACCTAAAATTGTAACAAACTCCGCCGGCTGAATCAGCAAAGCGATATTTCCGTGTGCCATAGTGAATCCACCAAGCACAGCACCAATTACGACAACTATTCCTATAATAACAAACATGTTTTAGTCTCCATCGAATGAAAAAGTTTTTCTTTCAATTAAAGAAATTATTTCATCTGTCTGATTCCTGATATAATTCCAATCAATCTTTTCTGAATTAAGTGCAAGTTCAATCATTCTGCTTATCTCTGTAACTTCCGGAAAGCCCATTGATGCAGATACTCCTTTAAGTTCATGAAAAATATTTCCAACAGCATACTTATCTCTTTCAGCAATTGCTTTATTAATCTGAAGCTCTTTCTGTGGAAAAGCTTTTATATAAATTTTTTTCAGTTCATCAATGGTGCTATCTGCAATTAAGCCATCTGATTTTGATTTAGGATGTAATTTACTTTTTGTTAATTCTTCTATCGATTTTATAAGTGCTTCTTCATCAATAGGTTTTGTAATAACTTTATCCGCTCCGGCTTCAAGGCTTGCGAATACATTAGTTTTATTGCTATTACCGCTTATTACTATTACAGGAATTTTTTTCAATTCATCAATTATCTTTATTACCTGAAGCATTTTAATACCATCAAGATTAGGCATTAGAATGTCAAGCAATATTATATCGGGTTTTGATGTTAAAGATTTCTGAATTCCATCAAGTCCATCAATGCTTGTAATAATGTTGCACTGATATTCAGAAAACAGTTTTGTCAATGAACTCCTTGTTAAATCAGAATCATCAACAATCAGAATATTTAATGGTTTATTACTCATTCTAAATTTTCTTGATTTTCAAACCTTTAATTTCAGATGGCTTCTCTTTGATTTTGTTAAGAGCATCTTTGGTGCTTTCTTTAACTCTGTCAAGCACTTCTTTCCTCACAATTTGAACATCTTTTGGTGCTTCAATTCCCAACTTCACCTGATTATCGGAAATTGAAATTATTTTTATAGTAATTTCCCCATCAATGTTTATTTCCTCGTTAAGTTTTCTCGTTAGAATCAGCATAGCTTAGCTCTCTACAAAAAGTTTATAATTGATTGGGTATTTATCTGTGTCGATAATTTTCTGGAAACCGGTTTTCTTATCCTGATTGATATAAACCGGAGCTTTCAGGTTAGCTGTGATTAGCAAAGGATCTTTATTTAAAGTAACAATTGCAAATGCTTCGTAGTTTTCAACCTCCGGAAATTCTTCATCAATGATTCTGGTTCCAACAAGTGGAAAACAAATTTCCGGTCTTTCAACCGATGTTAACCAGTAAAATAAATCATCATCAGTTTTAATGAGCAAATATTTTTTCAATTGCTCAAATCCATAAAGACCATCTTGAAAGTTCAGAATCAGGTCTTCAGAAAATTCAATTTCGCCGAATTGGTCTGTTTTAAGTTTCATAATCTTTCTTATTTAATTATTACTATGTCAACTCTTCTGTTTGAAGCTCTTCCGTAAGGTGTATCATTTGATTCAATCGGTTTATATTCAGCATATCCAACGATTGAAACCTTATCCGGATTTACACCTTCTTCTTTAATAAGATAATATGCTGTGTTTAATGCCCTTGCAACTGATAAATGCCAGTTTGAAGGAAAAGCGGACGAACTAATCGGAACATTATCAGTATGGCCTTCAACACGAATATCATTTGGTAATTTTTTAATTATATCTGCAACTCTTTTAAGCACAAGTTTTGAAGTGCTTTTTAATTCCGCTGAACCTGAAGGAAAAACAATGTCTTCAAGAATATGAATTGTAATTCCTCTTTCATTTTCTTCCATTCTTATTGATTTTGAATAATCATTCTCGGCAATAAGCTGAGTAATGTCATTTTTCAATTTATCTAAAGGTGTTGCAATAACTTTCTCCGGAATAGCATCAATTTTAACTTTTGTTACTTCTGTTCCGAATACATTACCAAAAGCACTCAGCATCTTTTCGTATTTCTGAATATCAAGATTTGATGCAGTGTAAAGTAAAATAAAAAGACCCAACAGCAAAGTAATCAGATCAGCATAAGTAATAAGGTATCTATCCTTTTCAGCAGATTCGTGAAAAGGAGATTCTTCATACTCATCTATCTGTGCATTTGCTCTTGCTCTCTTTGAGGAAGCATGCTTACCAGTCTGGATTTCACCAAAACCGGAATTTCTCCGCTTTGCAAAGCCAGAACTCCCTGCAATGAGAGTTGCATCATCTGTTTTTCGTCCAAGTGACATTTTTTTAATTTATCTGCTATTGGTAACCAAATTAAATTTGCCGTAAAAACACCCCAGAGCGTTGCGATAAAAGCTGTTGCTATACTTTTTATTAATGTAGTCGGATCAGCTCCGGCATGTGATAAAGCCATTATCAAACCCATTACAGTTCCGAGTATTCCCATTGTTGGAGCATAACCGCCCATCTTTGTAAAAATAAAAATGTTAGAATAGTGTCGTTCCTGAATAGTTTTCATTTCAAGCTCGGCAAGATCCTGAAGTGTTTCTGGATCAGTTCCATCAATTGCATTTCTCAATAGTTTTTTGCAAAAGAAAAAATCAATTTTTTCGATATCTCTTTCAATGGAAAGTAATCCTTCCTTTCTTGCTTTGAATGCAAGCTGAACAAAAGTATTGATGATAGGATGAGGATTATAACTTGGTGGAAAGTATGCAAGCTTTATAAGCTTAAAAATGTTTTTGAAATTTTCATATCCGAAACCGATTATAACAGCTGCAAAAGTTCCACCGAAAACAATAAGCATTGGCGGAAGTAAAAATAAAGCATTTACTGCTCCGCCTTCCCAAATAAATGCACCAAATACTGATACAATTCCTAACAATAATCCATTAATTGTTCCGAACTTTTTTATCATAAGTAATCCAGAAGCGATTTAGGTAAAATTGTTGCAGCAAGTTTTTGAGAAAGTTGTAATAGATAATCCTGATTCTGTAATTCGATTATTGCTTTTGCAACATCAACTCCATTTACCTGAGTATTATTTTCAGTGATATCAAGATTCTGCTGTGTTAGCATACTTTCAATTGATGTAAACTGATTAATGATATTTCCAATTTCAGATAGCTTTCCAATTACTTTAGAATTGAAAGCGTTTACAGCAGCTCTTTGTTCTTCAGTTGGTGGAATTCCATTTCGTAGATTATCAATAATAATTTTTAACTGATTGAAAATATCCATATCCTGATTTGCATTCAGCAATACCTGGTTTGTGTCAGTTTCTCTCAATTGACTTAAATCAATATTAAAATTAATTCTGTTTGCAGGTACACTTATATTGATTACCGAAGGAGATTTCCCATCCAGAGTTTCAAGAGCACCTGTTGTTGGATTGAACACAAGCTGATTTGGTGTTGAAGAAGTATAAACTGTGTTCCCTCCACCATCAGTTATGTTATATGTAACCTGATATTGATTGCTGTTTGTCTTCTCAATATTAACCTGAAGATTATATTGATTTCCAAGATTATCATAAATTTCTCTGTTCTGTGTTACTATTGTTCCGACTGATGAATTTTTATCAAGTGTTCCATCAGCAGAAACAATCGTTCCGAAAATTTCGATTCCGGTTATATTAATTCTCTGCTCAATTTCCTGACTAATTCTTACCTTATTATAACCTCTTATCTTTGTATTTTGTTCGATAGTTTGTCCATCTGAAGAATAAACAAATGGCTTAGCAGTTTGATCTGTTCCACCAAAAATATACTTACCATCTGCTTTTGAATTTGCAACATCAACCATTAATCGTAAAGAGTTTTCAATCATATCAGCATAGAGACTCATATTTTGCTGATTGATTGGATTGTTCAGTTCTTCAAGTTTTCCAACTACATTTAAAACTTCATCCTGTATTGACTGCAGTGCAAAAGTTGTTTGATCGAGAAATGATAAACCTGTGTGAATATTTTTAAGATATGTATCGAGCTGACTCAACTGATCGTTATTCCTGATTACTTTCACCGCTCCGGTTGGAGAGTCAGATGGTTTTTCAATCTTTACTCCGGAAGAAATCTGTCGTTGCAAAAGTGCAATTCTATCTTTAAGCTGATTTATACTTCCGATATAATAATTAGACATCATTGTTTCTGTTATTCTCATCAGACCATCTCCAGAATTGTTCTAATCATTTCATCAGCAACAGTAATGAGTTTTGCAGATGCTTCATAAGATCTCTGAAACTTCAATACATTTGTCATTTCTTCATCAATTGAAACCCCTGATAATGACTGCCGCTGATCTTCAAGCTGTGAAAGTACCATATTGTTTGCCTGAGCGTAATTTGTTTGTAACAATGCATCATTACCGATTCCATTTATCAAAGCTGAATAAGCATCTACAACAGTTGCCCCGTTAACGATCTGTGCTTCACGCAATCCTGCAATCTGTAAGGCAATATCTCCATTACCATTATCTCCATCGGCAGAAATTGCAATCAATGAAGGATTATCAAGAATACTCTGATTGACTTTTAAAACCCCGTTTTCATAACTATCAAAAAAGTTAATATTAGTTTGCGGTGGATTTGTAATTGAATATCCCTGTTTATGTACCTGATTAACTGCATCTACAAAAGCTGTAACAATCTGATCAAGATTTTTCTGATATGCCGGAATTTTATCAGAGTAAATTTCTGATAAAGCATTAAGTTGGCCACCATTTAAGATTACCGGAATGCCACCATTCTTTAATTTAATTGAAAGTCTTCCATTCGATTCTGTTGCTTCAAATTCTGCTGCGTGTAATCCGTCAGCTGCCAGAGCACCTCCGATTGAGATATTCGCATTATTATTCTGATCATAAGTAACAGTAATATTTACAATCTGACTTAATTGTTGAATCAAATCATCCCGTTTATCAAGCAAATCATTTACTGCTAAACCTTTGTAGCTATTTGTAAACTGCTCTTTGTTTATCTGATGAATTTGTTTCAACAATGTATTTATTGCCTGAACCTGATTTTGAAATTCATCTTTTATATCCTGCTTCATTCTTGCGAATGATTGATTTATCGTGTTTACTTTAGCAGATAAATTGTTCGCTGCGTTGATAACACTTAATCTTAATGGAATTGAATTTGGTGAAGTTGCCAGTTCATCAAAACTGTTAAAGAATCCTGCAAACAAATTTGATAAACCAAGATCACCTGGTTCGGAAAAAAATTGTTCGATATTATTTATCAACTGGCTTTGACGACTGTTGTTATAGAACTTTGAATTTGCTTCTCTGATGTGTGCTTCGATTAATGCATCTCTCACCCGCTGAACATCAGAAATTCTGACACCGTTTCCCCAAACCTTTCCGGCATTTAAATCAGAAATGTCCGTTTCAAATATTATTCGCTGACGGGAAAAAGCAGGATTGTTTGCATTTGCAATATTATGACTTGTTACTTCCAAAGCTCTGCGATAAACAGAAAGACTTCGTGATGATATGTCAAATATTTTTGTTATCGCCATAACTACACCTTCCTGTCGAGTAATTTTTGATTTTTAACTCCGTAAAGATTTGTAACAAGTCCTTTAATAAATTTTCTTGAATGATCGATTAAATATTTATTCTGAAAGTTCAGATTTTCTATTTCATCAACTACTTCAACTAACGAGTTTCTGATGTTTAGATACTCTTCCTGAAGTGTAATATCTGCTTCGGGTTCTGCTTCAAATAATTTCTGAACCAAAAGATTTTTTTCAGGAAGAATATCACTTTGAAGTAAATCCTTTAAAATGTCAATCCGGGCTTTCTCCAAATTTCTAATCTCAGCTAAAATTCTTTCCTGAAGCTCAATAGCTTTTTCGAAATTTTCGTAATCAGATTCTACCATAGCAGTCTGCATCTTCTGAAGAACTTCATACATCTCCTGAAGTTTATTCAACTGATTACGCATTATTTCGAGCAGCTTAAAAATTTTCATTACATTGCCTCAAGATGATTTAAATAGCCCATCACGCGTTTTACATAAGTTTGTGTCTCTGTAAAAGGCGGAATATCGTTATACTTATCTACATTTCCGGGACCTGCATTATATCCTGCTAAAGCAAGCTTAAGATCCCCATCATATTTTCGAAGAAGTTCTGCCAAATATTTAGTGCCGCCAAAAATATTTTCTTTCGGATTCCAAACATTTCTCACACCCAAATAATCTGCTGTTGCATCAATCAACTGCATTAAACCTTTTGCATTAGCCGATGAAAGAGCATTTTCTTTTCCGGCTGATTCTGCAAGTATTACAGCTTTAATAAGATTTTTATCAACTCCGTGAGTTTGAGCAGCTTCTTCTATAATCGATTCATATTTTGAAATCCTGTCCAATGCCTGCTCGGTTGGTTTAACAGCAGGTACTTCAGGTTTTTGATATTCAATCTTGGGAGCATTTTTTACAGTCAATGGATTTGTTTCTACTTCCGAATTTATGTTTGAAATACTTTCGCCTGTAATTCTCTTGTAAATCATATCAGCAACACCAAGTCCTTTTCCTTTTGCGATATGATTTGCAATTTCATATTGGAATATGGATTCAAAAAAATCTCCACCGAAACTTTCCTCTCCGAATAATCCACCAGTGGTTTGCGACATACTTTTTAACATCATCGAAGTAAGCAAGCTTTCGAACTGCTTTGATGCATCAGCTAATTTTTTCTTATCAATGTTTTTCTGATAAGTCTGCTGCTGCACCTGAGAAATGTGCTTATTCGGATTTGTTATTTTCAAGCTGATATCGCTCATAAAAATTTTCTTTACATTATTACAAGTTCTGCTACAAGAGCACCTGCTTCTTTAAGTGCCTGAAATATTGCAATTATATCTTTCGGAGAAACTTTTAGTGAATTCAATGCTGCAGCAACTTCCTGAACATTGCTTGCACCTTGAATTGCAATTGTGTTTGTTGAATCCTGCTGAACATAAGGAATTGCATTGTTAACAACTGCAGTAGTTCCGCTTGAAAAAGCTCCCGGCTGAGAAACAAAAGGATAATTTCTGATTGTTATGTTTAAACTTCCGTGAGTAATGCTTACAGGTTTAATCTGAACATTATTTCCGGCTACAACTGTTCCGGTTCTTTCATTAAGAATAACTTTTGCAACATAATCTGTTTGAACAGGAAGTGATTCAAGCTCTGCAAGAAAACTTATTACATCACTTTGTTTATCAGCTGGAACTTTTACACGAACTTCAGCTGCATCAATTGAAATTGCTGTATTCTGCCCGAACTTATCATTAATAGCTAATGCAACATTATTTGATGTAGTTAAGTCAGGCATTTTAAGAAAAATACTAAGCTCATTATTAGTAACAGTATTTTGGGGTAAATTTTCTTTCAGAACTCCACCAAGCGGAACTCTGCCGGTTAACGCATGATTTTTTGCAACTCGATTTCCTGTGTAAGTGTTAAAATCATATCCACCGATTGAAATTGGACCTTGTGCCATTGCGTAAACTTCACCGTTAATTGCAGAGAGGGGTGTCATTAATAATGTTCCGCCTAAAAGACTTGTTGCATCTCCAAGCGATGAAACAATAACATCAAACTTAAATCCTGGTTTAAAGTTATGCTGAAGCGAAGCAGTTACCATTACAGCAGCAACATTTCTTGTTCTCACATCAGTTTGCGGAACAGTAATACCAAATCTCTTCAGCATACTTGTTATTGATTGCATCGTAAACTGAGTTCTATAACTGTCACCAGTTCCGGCTAAACCAACAACAAGACCATATCCGATCACCTGTTCAGTATGATCGCTGTTGAGATATGCGATATCTTTAATTCTTTGTGTAAAGACCTGTTGAGAGATTATCAATATTACGAATAAAATCAGCTTAAAGGTTTTCATAGTTTACCTAAAAAAGCATTCTTAAAAATTTTGTTAAAAGACCCGGTGATTGAACATCGCTTACAATTCCATTTCCTTCGAATGTAATTTCAGCATCAGAAATGTTGTAAGACAGAACTGAATTATCAGCGCGAACATCAGAAGTTCTGACGATACCTTTAATCGAGATTAATTGTTCTTCACCATTGATTGTAATTTTTTTACTGCCTCTAATTATCAGATTTCCGTTTGCTAAAACTGAATCAATGGTTGCACTGATTTTGGTTTGAATTACTCCGGAAGTTTTGGTTGAACCAGAACCTTTAAAATCATTTCCGCTACCAATATCAAGACTGCCTGAAGGTAATTTAGTTTTATCTAATTGTCCCGATAAATCAAAACCGAGATTGGTTTCTCTGCCGCTTTTAGTTTCCGCATTGTTTGATGCAATTGATGATTCCACAACAATAATTGTGATTGCATCACCAACTCTGGCTGCTTTCTCATCTGAGAAAAGTGAATAAGCTGCATTCTTCCTCATCTCCTGAGGAAAAATTGCAACTGTTATGAACACAATAATTGAAAATAATTTCTTCATAGTCTTACTCAATTAAAACTTTTTGTGAGTTAATTACTTTTGCTTTTAACATTTCATTTGAAAAAGTGAGAATATCAATTACCTCATCAACTTTTCCATCCTGTCTTGCAACCGCTTCCGTACTAACTACAACTGAACCTTTAACACATTCAGCAATTACTCTTGAACCTGATTGAATAACCGGAATTTCTTCAATCAAATCTTTCGTAATTACCTGACCTTCTTTTATTAAACTTTTTGCACGAATTGAGTTCAAATCAGCTAATGTCACTATCTCGGGATTTTTTAGCGAAGTTATTTCAACAGTCTGGACAGAATAACTGTTCGCATCAATTTTTTCTTTTCTCTTAATTTCCTGAATTGCAACCGGAACTTTTTTATATAACTTAATTTGCAAAGTAAGTATTGAATTGACTGATTTATTTCCATCAGAATATTTAACCGGAAGATATGCTGTTGCACCTTTGAACTTTAATTCACGACTTTCATCAATTTTATAATTTCGATCTTTAACATTATTCAGAATTGAAAATTCTATCTTGTCATATCCTTTAAGTTTTTTGTTAAGATAGATTTCAACTTCAGAATTAAAATCCTGAGCCGAAAGCGAAACTGAAAGCAATATGACTAAAATCAGAAACACAATTCATTCTCCTTTTACTTAACCTCTTTTAAGATTATTAGCCATAGTCATCATTTCTTCAACTGTCTTCACGGTTTTACTATTTATTTCATAAGCTCTTTGTGCCGTTATCATTGAAATCATTTCTTCCACAACATCAACATTTGAAGATTCTAAAAATCCCTGATGAATTTCTCCGAAGCCATCTAATCCAGGAGTTCCAAAAATCGGAACACCACTGGCTTCTGTTTCTGCATAAAGATTATCTCCGAGTGCCATAAGACCAGCAGGATTTAAAAATCTTACTAATTGAATATTTCCAATCGGAATATTTGTTCCGTCTCTTTGCTGAAGTTCAATTACACCATCTCGCGAAACAGAAAATCCGACAGAGTTTTCATCAATTCTGATTTCAGGATCAAGTGAATAACCACTGCTTGTTACAATTATTCCTTCAGCATTTACCTTAAATGAACCATCGCGGGTGTAAACAAATGTTCCATCCGGTTTTCTAATCTGGAAAAATCCATCGCCCTGAATTGCGAGATCAAGAAGATTATTTGTTGGAACAAGATCACCTTGTAAAAATATTTTTTGTGTTGAAGATGGTTTAACACCATTACCAACCTGAATAACTTCTGTTCCTGTTGATTTTATTCCAGGTGCAGATGAGTTGATTGGATTAACCGCAACTTCCTGATACATTAAATCCTGAAATTCAGGTTTGTTCTTCTTGAATCCGGTTGTATTCATATTAGCAATGTTGTTTGAAATTACTTCGATGTTAATTTGCTGTGCATACATTCCGGAAGCTGCTGTTCTTAGTGCTCTTGTACTCATTTTTAACCTCTTAGATTTTTCCTATGTCTACTGATTTTTGTAATGACTCATCAAGACTAATAACCATTTTATAAGATGACTCATAATCTTTTGAAACACGAATCATATTTTCCATTTCCTGAATCGGATTAACATTTGATTCCTCGAGATAACCTTGTAAAATCTGATATTCATTTTCATCTGCAAACTCTTCAATATCATTTAACGAATCGAAGTTCAAACCTTCTTTGCGGTATTCATAGTTATCTTCATTCATTTTGACAACCAGTAAATTATCAACAGAATTTTCTCCAACCTTTATTTCACCGTTTCTTGTAATCGTTAAAAGATTATTTTCATCGAGTTGATATTCTGACAAATTTATTTCTCCATTTTTGCCGATAACTTTTCGT
This genomic window contains:
- a CDS encoding OmpA family protein, with translation MPQDQETPIIIKKVHKGHGHHGGAWKVAYADFVTAMMALFIVLWILGQDEKVVQNVAGYFKDPVGFSDKMRSIIEGKSDLPSIIDSAFIKKKMREEEQKQLESMGNEIINQLKNTPEFENLADQVKIEIAKEGLRIEMIDSANDIFFEVGTSELKPEAKKLLEKISANLQKLSNKVVIEGHTDSRPYSGEGKGYSNFELSSERANAARRVLVHSGLPTGRVDEVRGYADTRLLDKNDPFSVVNRRISIVIKYATEEPQ
- the motA gene encoding flagellar motor stator protein MotA; the protein is MFVIIGIVVVIGAVLGGFTMAHGNIALLIQPAEFVTILGAALGSLLIASPLSLIKKIFASIPHLIKGVNYTKQDYLELLKSFNDLFLLAQRDGLLAIEKHVESPKDSEILSLSKTFINNHHASTFFSDTMKVMLSGGVPPHELEALIDAEIETFEMEAKPVANAISKVGDSFPGLGIVAAVLGIIVTMSSIDEGAATVGMHVAAALVGTFLGVLMAYGFVNPIATNLELQHELEKRYLETIKACIVAYAKGNPPIIAVEIARRTIFSDYRPSFQELENYIRGKSDK
- a CDS encoding response regulator; amino-acid sequence: MSNKPLNILIVDDSDLTRSSLTKLFSEYQCNIITSIDGLDGIQKSLTSKPDIILLDILMPNLDGIKMLQVIKIIDELKKIPVIVISGNSNKTNVFASLEAGADKVITKPIDEEALIKSIEELTKSKLHPKSKSDGLIADSTIDELKKIYIKAFPQKELQINKAIAERDKYAVGNIFHELKGVSASMGFPEVTEISRMIELALNSEKIDWNYIRNQTDEIISLIERKTFSFDGD
- the csrA gene encoding carbon storage regulator CsrA encodes the protein MLILTRKLNEEINIDGEITIKIISISDNQVKLGIEAPKDVQIVRKEVLDRVKESTKDALNKIKEKPSEIKGLKIKKI
- the fliW gene encoding flagellar assembly protein FliW is translated as MKLKTDQFGEIEFSEDLILNFQDGLYGFEQLKKYLLIKTDDDLFYWLTSVERPEICFPLVGTRIIDEEFPEVENYEAFAIVTLNKDPLLITANLKAPVYINQDKKTGFQKIIDTDKYPINYKLFVES
- a CDS encoding OmpA family protein, with the translated sequence MAGSSGFAKRRNSGFGEIQTGKHASSKRARANAQIDEYEESPFHESAEKDRYLITYADLITLLLGLFILLYTASNLDIQKYEKMLSAFGNVFGTEVTKVKIDAIPEKVIATPLDKLKNDITQLIAENDYSKSIRMEENERGITIHILEDIVFPSGSAELKSTSKLVLKRVADIIKKLPNDIRVEGHTDNVPISSSAFPSNWHLSVARALNTAYYLIKEEGVNPDKVSIVGYAEYKPIESNDTPYGRASNRRVDIVIIK
- a CDS encoding MotA/TolQ/ExbB proton channel family protein, with product MIKKFGTINGLLLGIVSVFGAFIWEGGAVNALFLLPPMLIVFGGTFAAVIIGFGYENFKNIFKLIKLAYFPPSYNPHPIINTFVQLAFKARKEGLLSIERDIEKIDFFFCKKLLRNAIDGTDPETLQDLAELEMKTIQERHYSNIFIFTKMGGYAPTMGILGTVMGLIMALSHAGADPTTLIKSIATAFIATLWGVFTANLIWLPIADKLKKCHLDEKQMMQLSLQGVLALQSGEIPVLVKSRLVSMLPQREQEQMHR
- the flgL gene encoding flagellar hook-associated protein FlgL, with amino-acid sequence MRITETMMSNYYIGSINQLKDRIALLQRQISSGVKIEKPSDSPTGAVKVIRNNDQLSQLDTYLKNIHTGLSFLDQTTFALQSIQDEVLNVVGKLEELNNPINQQNMSLYADMIENSLRLMVDVANSKADGKYIFGGTDQTAKPFVYSSDGQTIEQNTKIRGYNKVRISQEIEQRINITGIEIFGTIVSADGTLDKNSSVGTIVTQNREIYDNLGNQYNLQVNIEKTNSNQYQVTYNITDGGGNTVYTSSTPNQLVFNPTTGALETLDGKSPSVINISVPANRINFNIDLSQLRETDTNQVLLNANQDMDIFNQLKIIIDNLRNGIPPTEEQRAAVNAFNSKVIGKLSEIGNIINQFTSIESMLTQQNLDITENNTQVNGVDVAKAIIELQNQDYLLQLSQKLAATILPKSLLDYL
- the flgK gene encoding flagellar hook-associated protein FlgK is translated as MAITKIFDISSRSLSVYRRALEVTSHNIANANNPAFSRQRIIFETDISDLNAGKVWGNGVRISDVQRVRDALIEAHIREANSKFYNNSRQSQLINNIEQFFSEPGDLGLSNLFAGFFNSFDELATSPNSIPLRLSVINAANNLSAKVNTINQSFARMKQDIKDEFQNQVQAINTLLKQIHQINKEQFTNSYKGLAVNDLLDKRDDLIQQLSQIVNITVTYDQNNNANISIGGALAADGLHAAEFEATESNGRLSIKLKNGGIPVILNGGQLNALSEIYSDKIPAYQKNLDQIVTAFVDAVNQVHKQGYSITNPPQTNINFFDSYENGVLKVNQSILDNPSLIAISADGDNGNGDIALQIAGLREAQIVNGATVVDAYSALINGIGNDALLQTNYAQANNMVLSQLEDQRQSLSGVSIDEEMTNVLKFQRSYEASAKLITVADEMIRTILEMV
- the flgN gene encoding flagellar export chaperone FlgN, with amino-acid sequence MKIFKLLEIMRNQLNKLQEMYEVLQKMQTAMVESDYENFEKAIELQERILAEIRNLEKARIDILKDLLQSDILPEKNLLVQKLFEAEPEADITLQEEYLNIRNSLVEVVDEIENLNFQNKYLIDHSRKFIKGLVTNLYGVKNQKLLDRKV
- a CDS encoding transglycosylase SLT domain-containing protein, translated to MSDISLKITNPNKHISQVQQQTYQKNIDKKKLADASKQFESLLTSMMLKSMSQTTGGLFGEESFGGDFFESIFQYEIANHIAKGKGLGVADMIYKRITGESISNINSEVETNPLTVKNAPKIEYQKPEVPAVKPTEQALDRISKYESIIEEAAQTHGVDKNLIKAVILAESAGKENALSSANAKGLMQLIDATADYLGVRNVWNPKENIFGGTKYLAELLRKYDGDLKLALAGYNAGPGNVDKYNDIPPFTETQTYVKRVMGYLNHLEAM
- a CDS encoding flagellar basal body P-ring protein FlgI — its product is MKTFKLILFVILIISQQVFTQRIKDIAYLNSDHTEQVIGYGLVVGLAGTGDSYRTQFTMQSITSMLKRFGITVPQTDVRTRNVAAVMVTASLQHNFKPGFKFDVIVSSLGDATSLLGGTLLMTPLSAINGEVYAMAQGPISIGGYDFNTYTGNRVAKNHALTGRVPLGGVLKENLPQNTVTNNELSIFLKMPDLTTSNNVALAINDKFGQNTAISIDAAEVRVKVPADKQSDVISFLAELESLPVQTDYVAKVILNERTGTVVAGNNVQIKPVSITHGSLNITIRNYPFVSQPGAFSSGTTAVVNNAIPYVQQDSTNTIAIQGASNVQEVAAALNSLKVSPKDIIAIFQALKEAGALVAELVIM
- a CDS encoding flagellar basal body L-ring protein FlgH: MKKLFSIIVFITVAIFPQEMRKNAAYSLFSDEKAARVGDAITIIVVESSIASNNAETKSGRETNLGFDLSGQLDKTKLPSGSLDIGSGNDFKGSGSTKTSGVIQTKISATIDSVLANGNLIIRGSKKITINGEEQLISIKGIVRTSDVRADNSVLSYNISDAEITFEGNGIVSDVQSPGLLTKFLRMLF